A single region of the Brassica rapa cultivar Chiifu-401-42 chromosome A03, CAAS_Brap_v3.01, whole genome shotgun sequence genome encodes:
- the LOC103860728 gene encoding BAG family molecular chaperone regulator 4, with protein MMHHSTDDSEPDGAMPVQQRDDSASSSDSASAVSNHTITITVYHGSSDHHLHVPQHATFGDVKKALVLETGLEATDLKILFRGDEKDDAEQLQAAGVTEGSVVVLVDEPNKGVDHVEPPPVMTEEIAKAIAAVLAVSGEVDELSDRVGALEAAVDGGTIVAVKEFDMTAELLMRQLLKLDGIKADGEARLQRKAEVRRVQKLQEDVDTLKARCYRAKPQL; from the exons ATGATGCACCACTCAACCGACGATTCGGAACCTGATGGTGCTATGCCCGTCCAACAAAGAGACGACTCTGCCTCCTCCTCCGACTCTGCTTCCGCCGTTTCTAATCACACCATCACTATCACCGTTTACCATGGCTCCTCCGACCACCATCTCCATGTTCCTCAGCACGCCACTTTCg GGGATGTAAAGAAAGCCCTTGTTCTGGAAACTGGGTTGGAGGCTACTGATCTGAAGATCTTGTTCAGGGGAGATGAGAAAGATGACGCTGAGCAGTTGCAAGCTGCTGGTGTTACGGAAGGCTCTGTAGTTGTCCTTGTGGATGAGCCTAATAAGGGAGTTGACCATGTTGAACCGCCTCCTGTGATGACCGAAGAGATTGCAAAGGCTATTGCTGCTGTTCTAGCAGTCTCTGGAGAGGTCGATGAGCTCTCGGATAGG GTTGGTGCTTTAGAGGCTGCTGTCGATGGAGGGACGATAGTTGCGGTGAAGGAGTTTGACATGACTGCTGAGCTGCTCATGAGGCAGTTGCTCAAATTGGATGGCATCAAGGCAGATGGGGAAGCTAGACTACAGCGAAAGGCAGAG GTACGTAGGGTTCAAAAGTTGCAGGAGGATGTGGATACGTTGAAGGCAAGATGTTACAGAGCCAAGCCGCAGCTGTAA
- the LOC103860727 gene encoding ethylene-overproduction protein 1: protein MHHNPFTTMRSLKLAEGCKGTQVYALNPPPGGGVGDKLLQHLQDHLRVNSIRSKSSRTYHQSSLLLPYGLPVTDLLEPQIDPSLKFPDLVEKMAEVYRRVAASTNLERSGAFLEQCAVFRGLSDPKLFRRSLRSSRQHAVDVHAKVVLSSWLRFERREDELIGTCSMDCCGRNLECPKASLVPGYDPVTVYDPCRCSGSNGVAECSTSDEAFAFAFEYDMSFCIGDEEVRCVRYKIASLSRPFEAMLYGGFRETKLGTISFTQNGVSVEGMRAAEVFSRTKRLDEFPPNVVLELLKLANRFCCDELKSCCDTHLARLVSTLDEAMVLIEYGLEESAYLLVAACLQVFLRELPSSMHNPNVIKIFCSVEGRERLASLGHASFALYFFLSQIAMEDDTKSNTTVMILERLVECAVESWEKQLAYHQLGVVMLERKEYKDAQRAFNTAVEAGHLYSLVGVARSKFKRDHRYSAYKIINSLISDHKAATGWMHQERSLYCSGKEKLLDLDTATELDPTLTFPYKFRAVALVEENQFNAAISELNKVLGFKASPDCLEMRAWVSIGKEDYEGALKDIRALLTLEPNFMMFNGKIHGDHMVELLRPLAHQRSQADCWMQLFDHWSSVDDIGSLAVVHDMLAHDPGNSLLRFRQSLLLLRLNCQKAAMRSLRLARNHSKLKHERLVYEGWILYDTGHREEALAKAEESISIQRSFEVFFLKAYALADSTLDPKSSEYVIQLLEEALRCPSDALRKGQALNNLGSVYVDCDKLDLAADCYTNALNIKHTRAHQGLARVYHLKNQRKAAYDEMTKLIEKAQNNASAYEKRSEYCDREMAQSDLSLATELDPLRTYPYRYRAAVLMDDHKENEAIEELSKAISFKPDLQLLHLRAAFYDSMGEGASAIKDCEAALCIDPSHADTLDLYHKARETNATDQK, encoded by the exons ATGCATCACAACCCATTCACCACGATGCGAAGTTTAAAACTTGCCGAAGGTTGTAAAGGCACGCAAGTCTACGCTCTCAACCCTCCGCCTGGAGGAGGAGTCGGTGACAAGCTTCTCCAGCATCTTCAAGACCACCTCCGCGTAAACTCAATCCGATCCAAATCAAGCCGCACGTACCACCAATCCTCCCTCCTCCTCCCTTACGGCCTCCCCGTCACCGACCTCCTCGAGCCTCAGATCGATCCTTCCTTAAAATTCCCCGACTTGGTGGAGAAGATGGCGGAGGTCTACCGCCGCGTCGCCGCCTCCACGAATCTCGAGAGATCCGGAGCCTTTTTAGAGCAATGCGCCGTCTTCCGAGGCTTGTCCGATCCGAAGCTTTTCCGGCGGAGTCTCCGGTCATCGAGGCAGCACGCTGTTGACGTCCACGCGAAGGTCGTGTTGTCTTCGTGGCTTAGGTTCGAGAGGAGGGAGGACGAGTTGATAGGAACCTGCTCTATGGATTGCTGCGGGAGAAATTTAGAATGTCCGAAGGCGAGTCTTGTCCCCGGGTATGACCCGGTAACCGTTTACGATCCGTGTCGATGCTCCGGATCAAACGGTGTTGCTGAATGTTCGACTTCTGATGAAGCGTTTGCGTTTGCGTTTGAGTATGATATGTCCTTTTGTATAGGCGACGAGGAGGTTCGTTGCGTGCGTTACAAGATAGCTTCCTTGTCTAGACCTTTCGAGGCTATGCTGTACGGAGGGTTTAGAGAAACGAAGCTTGGGACGATCAGCTTCACGCAGAACGGAGTCTCTGTGGAAGGGATGAGAGCTGCGGAGGTGTTCAGCAGGACGAAGAGGCTAGATGAGTTTCCTCCTAACGTTGTCTTGGAGCTGCTCAAGCTGGCGAATAGGTTCTGCTGCGATGAGTTGAAGTCTTGTTGCGATACGCATTTGGCGCGTCTCGTTAGTACTCTTGACGAGGCGATGGTGTTGATTGAGTATGGATTAGAAGAGTCTGCGTACCTTCTCGTGGCGGCTTGTCTCCAGGTTTTCCTAAGGGAGCTGCCGAGCTCTATGCATAACCCTAACGTTATAAAGATCTTCTGCAGCGTTGAGGGAAGGGAGAGGTTGGCGTCTCTCGGCCACGCTTCTTTTGCGTTGTACTTCTTCTTAAGCCAGATTGCTATGGAAGACGATACGAAGTCCAACACGACCGTGATGATATTGGAGCGTTTGGTCGAATGCGCGGTGGAGAGTTGGGAGAAGCAGCTCGCCTACCACCAGCTAGGCGTTGTGATGCTTGAGAGGAAAGAGTATAAAGACGCTCAGAGAGCGTTCAACACAGCGGTCGAGGCAGGTCATCTTTACTCCCTCGTGGGGGTAGCTAGGTCTAAGTTCAAGCGTGATCACAGATACTCTGCTTACAAGATCATCAACTCGCTGATCTCGGATCACAAGGCGGCTACCGGGTGGATGCACCAGGAGAGGTCCTTGTACTGCAGCGGTAAAGAGAAGctgcttgatttggatacagcAACCGAGTTAGACCCGACTCTGACGTTCCCTTACAAGTTTAGAGCAGTGGCGTTGGTGGAGGAGAATCAGTTTAACGCTGCCATCTCGGAGCTGAACAAGGTTCTTGGATTCAAGGCCTCTCCTGACTGTCTGGAGATGAGGGCGTGGGTTTCTATAGGCAAGGAGGATTACGAGGGTGCTTTGAAAGATATCCGCGCGCTTCTGACCTTGGAGCCCAACTTTATGATGTTTAACGGTAAGATCCATGGTGATCATATGGTGGAGCTGCTCCGTCCTCTGGCTCATCAGAGAAGCCAAGCTGATTGCTGGATGCAGCTGTTTGATCACTGGTCTTCTGTGGATGATATTGGATCTCTAGCAGTTGTTCATGATATGCTTGCACATGATCCTGGGAATAGTCTTTTGCGGTTCAGACAGTCTCTTCTTCTGCTACG GCTAAATTGTCAAAAGGCAGCGATGCGGAGTCTAAGGCTGGCTAGAAACCATTCAAAGTTGAAGCATGAGAGACTTGTGTATGAAGGATGGATACTGTATGATACTGGCCACCGTGAAGAAGCCTTGGCTAAAGCTGAGGAGTCTATTTCGATTCAAAGATCTTTCGAAGTGTTTTTTCTCAAAGCTTACGCCCTCGCAGACTCTACGCTCGACCCCAAGTCCTCGGAGTACGTTATCCAGCTTCTTGAAGAAGCACTTCGTTGCCCCTCTGATGCTCTCCGTAAGGGACAA GCTTTGAACAACCTGGGGAGCGTATATGTGGACTGTGATAAGCTGGATCTTGCAGCTGATTGCTACACGAACGCGCTCAACATCAAGCACACACGAGCGCACCAAGGCCTTGCTCGTGTTTATCATCTGAAAAATCAGCGTAAAGCTGCTTATGATGAGATGACAAAGCTGATAGAGAAGGCTCAGAACAATGCGTCGGCGTACGAGAAGCGTTCTGAGTATTGTGACCGCGAAATGGCACAAAGCGACCTTAGCCTGGCTACAGAGCTAGACCCTCTCCGTACTTATCCTTACAGATACAGAGCTGCAG TTCTTATGGACGACCATAAAGAAAATGAAGCTATAGAGGAGCTTTCGAAGGCGATATCATTTAAACCAGATCTGCAGCTGTTGCATCTACGGGCAGCGTTTTATGATTCCATGGGAGAGGGAGCATCTGCTATCAAAGATTGTGAAGCAGCATTGTGTATTGATCCAAGTCATGCTGATACACTCGATCTCTACCACAAAGCTCGTGAAACAAATGCTACCGACCAAAAGTAG
- the LOC103860726 gene encoding uncharacterized protein LOC103860726 — protein sequence MEEGLPEADNLSRIKQKTEEEEEKGANGYGGVLNNLISNLIGTTTTTVNDKSGENMPKSECEDEDHEKKKESSGAGILENIISHLPDDIEVPTTGEASMLIHSVID from the exons ATGGAAGAGGGATTACCAGAAGCAGACAACCTCTCACGtatcaaacaaaaaacagaagaagaggaagagaagggAGCTAATGGTTATGGTGGGGTTTTGAACAATCTGATATCCAACTTGATTggtacaacaacaacaacagtaaACGACAAATCTGGTGAAAACATGCCAAAATCTGAATGTGAAGATGAAGAtcatgagaagaagaaagagagttcAGGTGCTGGAATCttggaaaatattatttctCATCTGCCAG ACGATATTGAAGTTCCAACGACAGGGGAAGCATCCATGCTGATCCACTCTGTGATTGACTGA
- the LOC103860724 gene encoding G-type lectin S-receptor-like serine/threonine-protein kinase SD2-5, which yields MVMKIITFSFLICLFSKLQGHCKSDINLGFTLPLSAPIEYTPGFIGKAYIMETETSSRREPSFKAALTMESSEYKGRYLCSIQVFFGDVRVWSSGHYTKMYVSNKCIFELTEDGDMRLKRSNKRVGWRSGTSGQGIERLEIQSTGNLVLLDAMNMIKWQSFNFPTDVMLSGQRLDVATQLTSFPKDSTMFYSFEVLRDKIALFLNLDKLKYSYWEYKPIENKTVNFLRLGAKGLDIFDDNSHRIGRIEQPLTRFLAIGNITGNLGLYSYKPDKGKFEATFQALSNTCDLPVACKPYGICTSSKSCSCIKVMSNGDCNSNEEEWLSMKRLCDHEMVELEGVTTVLRNGTEARNVSKERCEELCKKDCECRGASYSVSEESCVMYGVVMGVKEIERESGLSYMVKIPKGVRLSDEKSNVRKWVVGLVGGIDALVILLLLSGFGFYYIRKRRKSLSQPQPQLQEEPIAE from the exons ATGGTGATGAAGATCATTACATTCAGTTTCTTAATTTGCTTATTCTCTAAACTCCAAGGTCACTGCAAAtcagatatcaaccttggtttTACTCTGCCACTCTCTGCTCCTATAGAATACACTCCGGGATTTAttggcaaagcttatataatggAGACAGAAACATCATCAAGAAGAGAACCCAGTTTCAAAGCCGCATTAACGATGGAATCAAGCGAATATAAGGGACGATATTTGTGTTCTATCCAAGTTTTCTTTGGAGATGTAAGAGTTTGGAGTTCAGGGCATTACACAAAGATGTATGTTTCTAACAAATGCATCTTCGAGCTCACAGAAGATGGAGACATGAGGTTAAAGAGAAGCAATAAGCGCGTTGGATGGCGGAGTGGAACCTCAGGACAAGGCATTGAG AGGTTGGAGATACAAAGCACGGGGAATCTAGTGTTGCTTGATGCTATGAATATGATCAAGTGGCAGAGTTTCAACTTCCCAACAGATGTGATGTTGAGTGGCCAGAGACTAGACGTGGCTACGCAACTAACTTCATTCCCAAAAGACTCGACTATGTTCTACTCTTTTGAAGTTCTACGCGACAAGATTGCTCTATTCCTCAACTTGGACAAGCTCAAGTACTCTTACTGGGAGTACAAACCTATAGAGAACAAAACAGTCAACTTCTTGAGATTAGGGGCAAAGGGTCTTGACATATTTGATGATAACAGCCATAGAATAGGGAGAATAGAGCAACCTTTGACCAGGTTCTTGGCTATTGGAAACATAACCGGTAATCTAGGTCTTTACTCGTATAAACCGGACAAGGGAAAGTTCGAGGCAACGTTTCAAGCTTTGAGCAACACGTGTGATCTTCCTGTAGCGTGTAAACCATATGGAATCTGCACATCTTCCAAGTCTTGTTCTTGCATTAAAGTTATGAGCAATGGAGACTGCAACAGCAACGAGGAGGAATGGCTTTCGATGAAGAGGCTATGCGATCACGAGATGGTTGAGCTAGAAGGAGTCACGACGGTGCTGAGAAACGGTACTGAGGCGAGGAACGTGAGCAAAGAAAGATGTGAGGAGTTGTGTAAGAAAGACTGTGAGTGCAGAGGGGCGAGTTACTCTGTCTCTGAAGAGAGTTGTGTGATGTATGGGGTTGTGATGGGTGTTAAggagattgagagagagagtgggTTGAGTTATATGGTGAAGATACCTAAAGGAGTGAGGTTGAGTGATGAGAAGTCTAATGTGAGAAAATGGGTTGTGGGGTTAGTTGGAGGGATTGATGCTCTGGTCATATTGCTGCTTCTGTctggttttggtttttattaCATTAGGAAGCGACGGAAGAGCTTATCACAGCCACAGCCACAGCTTCAGGAAGAGCCCATTGCAGAATAG
- the LOC103860729 gene encoding ERBB-3 BINDING PROTEIN 1 isoform X1 — protein MSSDDERDEKELDLTSPEVVTKYKSAAEIVNKALQVVLAECKPGAKIVDICEKGDAFIKEQTGNMYKNAKKKIDRGVAFPTCVSVNNVVGHFSPLAGDESVLEEGDMVKIDMGCHIDGFIALVGHTHVLQEGPVTGRKADVIAAANTAAEVALRLVRPGKKNHAVTEAIQKVSEAYDCKIVEGVISHQMKQNVIDGSKSFLSVSTPETRVDDAEFEENEVYAIDIVASTGDGKPKLLDEKQTTIYRKDESIHYQLKMKASRSLISEVKENFPHMPFTSRSLEEKRARLGLVECVNHGHLQPYPVLYEKPGDFVAQIKFTVLLMPNGSDKITSHTLQELQPTKTIDDPEIKGWLALGIKKKKGGGKKKKAAKNAGEASTEAEPMEASSNAEA, from the exons ATGAGTTCCGACGACGAGAGAGACGAGAAGGAGCTGGATCTCACCTCTCCTGAAGTCGTCACAAAGTACAAGAGCGCCGCTGAGATCGTCAACA AGGCGTTGCAGGTTGTTTTGGCTGAATGCAAGCCAGGAGCTAAGATTGTCGATATCTGCGAGAAAGGAGACGCCTTTATCAAAGA gCAAACAGGGAACATGTACAAGAATGCAAAGAAGAAGATTGATCGAGGCGTCGCTTTTCCCACGTGCGTTTCTGTGAACAACGTCGTTGGTCATTTCTCACCTCTTGCTGGTGATGAGTCAGTGTTGGAAGAGGGTGACATGGTCAAAAT TGATATGGGATGTCATATTGATGGGTTCATTGCTCTTGTTGGTCACACGCATGTTCTTCAAGAAGGACCCGTTACTGGACGCAAAGCTGATGTTATTGCTGCTGCGAATACCGCCGCTGAAGTTGCTTTGAGACTCGTACGTCCTGGGAAGAAG AACCATGCTGTCACTGAAGCTATTCAGAAGGTGTCTGAAGCGTACGACTGCAAAATTGTGGAAGGGGTTATTTCCCACCAGATGAAACAGAACGTGATAGATGGAAGCAAGAGTTTCCTAAGTGTATCCACTCCAGAAACGAGGGTTGATGATGCTGAGTTTGAAGAGAATGAAGTCTATGCAATCGATATTGTGGCAAGCACTGGTGATGGCAAG CCTAAGCTATTAGACGAGAAGCAAACAACTATTTACCGGAAAGATGAGAGTATTCACTATCAGTTGAAGATGAAGGCCTCCAGATCCTTAATAAGCGAGGTTAAAGAGAACTTCCCCCACATGCCATTCACTTCAAG GTCGCTGGAGGAGAAAAGGGCACGTCTTGGACTTGTGGAGTGTGTGAACCATGGTCATTTGCAACCATATCCTGTTCTTTACGAGAAGCCTG GTGATTTTGTTGCCCAGATTAAATTCACAGTTTTGCTGATGCCAAATGGATCGGATAAGATCACTTCACATACACTTCAGGAGCTGCAACCTACGAAGACCATTGATGACCCTGAGATCAAAGGATGGTTAGCCTTGGGTatcaaaaagaagaagggtggtggaaagaagaagaaag CAGCCAAGAATGCAGGAGAGGCCTCAACGGAGGCTGAGCCAATGGAAGCAAGTAGCAATGCTGAAGCATga
- the LOC103860729 gene encoding ERBB-3 BINDING PROTEIN 1 isoform X2 translates to MSSDDERDEKELDLTSPEVVTKYKSAAEIVNKALQVVLAECKPGAKIVDICEKGDAFIKEQTGNMYKNAKKKIDRGVAFPTCVSVNNVVGHFSPLAGDESVLEEGDMVKIDMGCHIDGFIALVGHTHVLQEGPVTGRKADVIAAANTAAEVALRLVRPGKKNHAVTEAIQKVSEAYDCKIVEGVISHQMKQNVIDGSKSFLSVSTPETRVDDAEFEENEVYAIDIVASTGDGKPKLLDEKQTTIYRKDESIHYQLKMKASRSLISEVKENFPHMPFTSRSLEEKRARLGLVECVNHGHLQPYPVLYEKPGDFVAQIKFTVLLMPNGSDKITSHTLQELQPTKTIDDPEIKGWLALGIKKKKGGGKKKKAKNAGEASTEAEPMEASSNAEA, encoded by the exons ATGAGTTCCGACGACGAGAGAGACGAGAAGGAGCTGGATCTCACCTCTCCTGAAGTCGTCACAAAGTACAAGAGCGCCGCTGAGATCGTCAACA AGGCGTTGCAGGTTGTTTTGGCTGAATGCAAGCCAGGAGCTAAGATTGTCGATATCTGCGAGAAAGGAGACGCCTTTATCAAAGA gCAAACAGGGAACATGTACAAGAATGCAAAGAAGAAGATTGATCGAGGCGTCGCTTTTCCCACGTGCGTTTCTGTGAACAACGTCGTTGGTCATTTCTCACCTCTTGCTGGTGATGAGTCAGTGTTGGAAGAGGGTGACATGGTCAAAAT TGATATGGGATGTCATATTGATGGGTTCATTGCTCTTGTTGGTCACACGCATGTTCTTCAAGAAGGACCCGTTACTGGACGCAAAGCTGATGTTATTGCTGCTGCGAATACCGCCGCTGAAGTTGCTTTGAGACTCGTACGTCCTGGGAAGAAG AACCATGCTGTCACTGAAGCTATTCAGAAGGTGTCTGAAGCGTACGACTGCAAAATTGTGGAAGGGGTTATTTCCCACCAGATGAAACAGAACGTGATAGATGGAAGCAAGAGTTTCCTAAGTGTATCCACTCCAGAAACGAGGGTTGATGATGCTGAGTTTGAAGAGAATGAAGTCTATGCAATCGATATTGTGGCAAGCACTGGTGATGGCAAG CCTAAGCTATTAGACGAGAAGCAAACAACTATTTACCGGAAAGATGAGAGTATTCACTATCAGTTGAAGATGAAGGCCTCCAGATCCTTAATAAGCGAGGTTAAAGAGAACTTCCCCCACATGCCATTCACTTCAAG GTCGCTGGAGGAGAAAAGGGCACGTCTTGGACTTGTGGAGTGTGTGAACCATGGTCATTTGCAACCATATCCTGTTCTTTACGAGAAGCCTG GTGATTTTGTTGCCCAGATTAAATTCACAGTTTTGCTGATGCCAAATGGATCGGATAAGATCACTTCACATACACTTCAGGAGCTGCAACCTACGAAGACCATTGATGACCCTGAGATCAAAGGATGGTTAGCCTTGGGTatcaaaaagaagaagggtggtggaaagaagaagaaag CCAAGAATGCAGGAGAGGCCTCAACGGAGGCTGAGCCAATGGAAGCAAGTAGCAATGCTGAAGCATga
- the LOC103860725 gene encoding prosaposin — MGPKAGTFVLFLLGLTFLSDARSFLHPTLSEEVTKNENVCTLCEEYVTSALTYLEKNETQTQILEDLHDRCSLIRGFEQQCITLVDYYLPLFFLHLESFQPHYFCKRMNLCGHVVALVKEARQDTCGVCHRTVSEILIKLQDPDTQLDVIELLLKGCKSFKNYEYEKKCKKLVFEYGPLILVNAEEFLVKNDICTLLRACPNKQTVLRLPGLADS; from the exons ATGGGACCCAAAGCTGGAACCTTTGTTCTTTTCTTGCTGGGTTTGACCTTTCTTTCTGACGCTAGATCCTTCCTTCACCCCACCCTCTCAG AGGAAGTTACCAAGAATGAAAACGTTTGCACTCTTTGTGAGGAGTATGTTACCTCTGCCCTCACCTACCTTGAGAAAAACGAAACACAGACTCAGATACTAGAGGACCTTCATGATCGGTGTTCCCTTATCCGCGGATTTGAGCAGCAG TGTATAACTTTGGTTGACTACTATCTCCCTCTGTTCTTCTTGCATCTCGAGTCCTTTCAACCTCATTATTTCTGCAAGAGGATGAATCTCTGTGGTCACGTCGTTGCTCTTGTTAAAGAAGCTCGTCAGGATACTTGCGGTGTTTGCCACAGGACTGTTTCTGAGATTCTCATCAAACTACAAGATCCTGACACACAG CTGGATGTAATTGAGCTGCTTCTTAAGGGATGCAAATCGTTCAAAAACTATGAATACGAGAAGAAG TGCAAGAAGTTGGTGTTCGAGTATGGACCTTTGATCCTCGTAAATGCAGAGGAGTTTCTTGTGAAAAACGACATCTGCACACTCTTACGCGCGTGTCCGAACAAGCAAACGGTTCTAAGGCTGCCAGGGTTGGCGGATTCTTGA